ATAGTGCCGAAGCCGATACCGGCGGTGGAGCCGGTCGCAAGGCCGGAGCCGGCCATCTCCGTGGAACCTGCTCCCGAACCGCCTCTCACGATCTCGGAATCGGAGACCGTAAGCCATGAGGTAACACCGCCTATCATCGAGACGGCAACACCGGATCCCGTGGCTGAATCGTTGCCAGTTGAGACAACAGTCACAACTCCAGAACCGGAGATCACATCAGAAACTCCTCCGCCTGAAACTGACTCAAGACCAGAAACGACTACCTCTTGAACAACCTATACTGTATTGGTTGTTCATACGTCATCATTCACAAATAAATTTTCGCGCCTTTCGCGAGTTTAGTAGTTTATCCCCTCTTCCGCGCGTCACTAAAAGACGGGAATACGATTATCAAATTCTTCCACCCTCTTTATCCGTGACATCAGCATCTTCCACGGTTAGATTAATTTACCGAATTTTATGAACAACACATCAACCTCTTCGCCCCTTGTTTTACTGCCTCCGGATTATCATACCCATACCCGCCTCTGTAAGCATGCCGAGGGGACACCTCAGGAGTTCAGGCAACAGGCCCAGGAACAGGGGCTCGCGGAATTATGTTTCACCGACCATTGCCCCGAACCATCCGGATACGATCCCAAATACCGGATGACGCTTGAGGAAATCCCCGAGTATTATGACCTCGTGAAGCCACTTCAAGATGGCGATTCCCCACAGGTTTTGCTGGGATTGGAGGCCGATTTCTTTCCGGGCTGTGAGCCTTTTTTAACGGAGTTTCTTCCTAGCCAACCACTAGACCTGGTAATGGGCTCGGTTCACTACATCAAAGACTGGGGATTTGATAATCCTGACTACATAAAGACCTGGGCATCGGTGGACCTGAAAGGAGTCTGGATTGAATATTTACGGCTTATCAAACAGCTTATCGACACCAACTTGTTTGATGTGATCAGTCATTTTGACCTTCCAAAGAAATTCGGGCATCGTCTCAGGGATCGGGAGATGAAAGAGCTGGTTCAGCCGGTACTTGATCATATTTCAAAAAAAGGGATGGCCTTTGAGATCAATACTTCGGGCTGGCGCCGGGATGCAGCCGAAGCCTATCCCTCGCCTTTGATCCTCAGTCTCGCCGCTGAACGGGAAATCCCCATCACGTTTGGATCTGATGCACACGCACCCAATGAAGTTGGATACCATTTCGCTGAAGCCTTGGCACTGGCGCTCGATACTGGATGCAAAGACTCACTTCTCTACAAGAACAGGGTTGCGACCCGTGTTCCCTTGTCCTCATGGAGGGTTTAGGCATCATGGATACCACTCTCTCAACGCTGATGATCGATGGGCATGTTCACATTTATAAGCACTATGATTGGACTGTTGCGATCAATGCCTTGATTACTAATCTATCACTCACCAGACGCACCCTGGCTCCAAATCAGCCTGTCATTCCCATCGGACTGCTGGCAGAAAGCACAGCGAACCGTTTCTATAACGAAGTGATTGAACGTGGCTCCCCCTTAACAAAAGGATCTCTTCAACTGGAGGCTGGGCCGAATGCCGACAGTCTTGTCATTCGTGAGTTCGGGATCATAAAAGGCTACCTGATCGCCGGACGGCAATGGGTAACTTCGGAAAATCTGGAAGTTCTCGCACTTGGCCGCATTACCTCCATTTCGAAAAGGCTCCCACTTCAGGAAACCATACAGGCCATTACCGAACAGGGGGGCGTGCCGGTCCTGAGTTGGTCGCCTGGGAAATGGTTTTTTGGCCGGGGAAAGTTAGTGAAATCACTCATAACTTCAAATGCCCCCGAAAGTTTCCTGATCGGGGACATTGGACTGCGCCCCACCCTATGGCCAAAGCCCGGCTTAATGAAACTAGCTATAAAGCAGGGGTTTAAAATCATTGGCGGATCCGACTCACTGCCCCGTCCCGGAGAAGAGTGCTGGATTGGTCGCACAGGCTTTCAGGCTGCGGGTGAGTTTGATACACAAAATCCGGCAGCCAGCCTTCGACATATCCTGCTCAACCATTCCAGCGAATTTATCCCGGTAGGACAGCATAGCTCCCTTATGGCGTTCGCTTCACGTTGGGGACGGAATCAATGGCCGGCACCGTCAACGTGACGCATGTTCCTTTTCCGGGCTCGCTCGCCACCTCAAATGTGCCGCCGATGTATGCGAGGCGTTCTCGTAAGTGGAACAATCCGAACCCACTTGAAGTAATACCAATACGGGATTCTCCAGCAGGAAACCCCTTGCCAATGTCAGAAACAACGATCCGGAGTGTTTTTGCATTCGGATGATCCACTCGTACGGTTGCCTTGTTGACTCCGGAATGTTTGACGATATTAAATAACAATTCCCTCACGGCCTGAAAAAGCAGGCTACAAAGGGGGCCTGGAAGTGATCGGGTATCATCTCCAGAGACATCGACAATCAACCCATGCTTGTCTCTCATCCATTCAGCAAGCCAGCGTAAGCCCGGCATGAGCCCGGCTTCAAGCAGAACCGGAGGACACAAACTGACGGTGAGGGATCGTGAGGACTCAAGTGCCTCGCCCAAAAGCGCTAGAGCCCCCTGAGCGCACCGGGCATGCTCATCCGCCGGCATTTTGCTATCAAGCAGGCTGATTTTCATCATCACAGCAGCCATATATTGCTGAACATTGTCATGAAGCATGACCGCCAGCCTTTTGCGCTCCAGCTCTTCAGCCTGTGTTAATTCCATGGCCAGTTTACGAAGTTGAGCCACGCTTTGATCCAATGCCACATTCTTTTCTCGTAGCGCGTCATCAGCCAGCCTACGATCTGTCACATCCTGAAAAGTACCATAGATCCGACCATGCTCAAGGTCTGGCTTGCCGATGGCGTGTACCCATCGGGGATTACCCTTAGCCGTAAAGAATGGGTATTCAAAGTCGAATGACTCGCCCTTTTCAGCACACTGCCTTACGGCATTTTCAATGATAGGCCTCACTTCCGGGGAATAAAATTCGATGCCATTATCTTTTGACGGCTCGAAGTCCAGGTCAACCTCGTGGATATGATAAACTTCTTCAGTCCAAACCTGTTTTCCGGTTTGAATATCGAGCTCCCATCCGCCGACATTTGCAATTCTACCCACTTCATTAAGCAACGCCTGGTTGGCTTGAATTTGCTGTACACTATGTTTCAGGGTAGTATTAGCTTTTTGCAGCTCATTGGTACGTTCCTCAACGCGTTGAGCGAGTAACTTCGCAAAATTTAAAAGCGAGGTTTCCGTACTCTTGCGTTCGGTTATGTCGCGATAGATGGATTGATAGGTTCCATCGGGCATCATTTTGGTTCGCATCTCAATAAACGCCACCGAGCCGTCCACGTGAAATACTTGGCGCTCGCTGACAACGATTTCGCCTTTTTCCAATAAATCAAAACGTAATGGAGTATTCGCCAGACTCTCAGGTGTGAAAAGCACAGCACTTATGTGTTTTCCGACCAATTCATCATGTCTTAATCCGGTAAGCTTGCACATGAACCGGTTGGCATCAAGAATGATACCATCCTTTGAGCCGACCAATATCCCATCAACAGCCAAGTCAACAAGTTCCCGATACCGAGTCTCACTTTGTTGCAGGGCCTTCTCCCAGCGCTTACGCTCGGTGATATCCTGTATGGTGCCAGTCATGATAACCGGAAGGTTATTCTCATCCAATTCGAGATCACCGTGTCCCTGAACCCAGCGTTCAGCTCCATCTACTATCCGGCAAATTCTGTATTCTTTGTTAAATCGCCGCCTCAGCCCCAGAACCTCCTGCCGGAAATACTCAATTATGATCTGCCGATCATCAGGGTGAATAATCGACGTCCATAACTCGTAAGTATGAGGCGTATCTGGTTGAATTCCGAAAATATCATCAAGAACAGGAGAAGCTTTAAAACGTCCTGTAGGAATATCCATCACAAACGATCCCAAGCCTGCGATCTGCTGGGCCTGATATAACAATCGCTCGTTCTCACTAAGGGCTTTTTTGATTTCGTTAACCATTTTCACAGCTGGCACCCTATTGCCTTCAGTAATTCCAAACGCAATAGATTGAGCGCGGTCTTGGCCGCCCGATCTCTGATCATATCGCGATTGCCGGGGAAGCGAAAACACTCAGCATGGGTTGTCACTTGCGTGCCATCTCTGCCTCCAATGGCAATCCAGACCAGACCCACTGGTTTTTCATCAGATCCGCCATCCGGTCCGGCAATACCGGTTAGTGCTATCGAATAATCAGCCGTCGAATGCTTCAAAGCCCCCGCAGCCATTGCACAGGCGACAGCTTCACTCACAGCCCCTTCCTGCTCAACTAAGGTGGAAGACACAGTCAATTCATCACTCTTCATGGCATTCGAATAGGTCACCCACCCTCCATCAAACCAGGCGCTGGATCCCGGGACATCCGTTAACATTTTTGCCACCAACCCACCCGTACAGCTTTCTGCAGTGACCAATCGCTTCGACTTTGCCTTCGCCAATTGTCCCAAGGCTTCAGGCAAGGACTGCTTCCCTTCGGCGAAAACGAGTACACCTAAACGCTCCCTAACCAACGCCACTATTCTAACGAGTTGTTTCTGAGCCAATTCAACGGTGGGTGCCTCACTGCGGAACCGCACTGTCACGATCCCTCCGGAAACCGTAGTGCCCACAAGTGGATTGCGATCCCGTCGCATCAGTTCCCCTAATTTCTCGGCAACTGTCGATTCACCTGCGCCAAAAGTGGCCAGTGACTCTACCGCAACCACCATCCCTGAGTTCTTTTCAAAAAGCGGAAAAATGTAACGTTCGGACATTTTCTCCATCTCATAGGGAACGCCGGGCAATGCAAAAATTAACGTCTTCCCTGCCTTAAGCTTGATACCAGGGGCCGTTCCCCAATCATTATCAAGCACCTCGGCACCGCGCGGAAAATGGGCCTGAATACGATTGGATAGCGGCATTTCGCGCCCTAACAACTTGAAAAATGCCTTCATCCGCTCAAGGGACGGGGGATGCAAATCCAGGGGTTTATTCATGAAAGCTGCAAGCGCCTGCCGGGTCAAGTCGTCCTGGGTCGGCCCCAATCCACCCGTCACAACAACCAAATCTGTCTCATCGACAGCAAGCCTCAGCGCCCTGACCGTGGCCTCTAAATCATCCGCAATTGTTTTATGATATAATGGAATAATGCCGCGATCAGCCAACCGGGCGCTTAACCATGCTGAATTTGAGTCAAGTGTCTGACCTAGCACAAGTTCATCACCGATGGATAGAATTATCGCATTCATTGTTATACTCTCTGTACTCTAAATCCAAGTTCACTCAATGTGCGATATAATTGTTCATTGCCGCCTGCTAATTTTACCATTGTGTATTGGAACTCACGACGTTCATGGTAGTCGCTGCGCAGAAGGTCAAAATTCTTCATTCTGGCCTTTTCATCCGCAACAGCGGATTCGCGGAATCGGCGATCATCCCCTTCAAGGTCATAAACCTGACTGACTATTTCCCGAAGGACCGACTGATCTTCGCGTCCGGCCGCATTCACCCTGACTACCGGGACTAGAGGCGGAGGCAATAGCGCCTCATGTGACCAAGTTGCCGGAATTTCCAAAAACTTGCAGACTTCTTGATACACCATGACGGTGCCCATGACTTTACCTTCAAAGGAATGGCCGGCAATATGGGGGGTGGCGATATCCACACGGCCAAGTAAGTCCATCCGATAATTGGGCTCCCCTTCCCAGGTATCCAGAACCGCATGGCTTACCCGCCCCTCATCAAGTGCCGCAAGCAACGCCGGAGAATCCACCACGGGGCCACGGGCCGCATTCAGGAAAATAAGACCCTTTTTCGCACGCGAAAAAAATGCCGCATCAGCCAGATGAACCGTCTTGTCCACACCCTCTTTGGTCAACGGCACATGCACGGTAATAATATCCGCCTCCGCCAGTACCCGATCCAGACTGACAAACGGGTTTGCCATCTCCTGATTTTCGCTACTGCCCTCTGACCTCTGCCTGCTGCCTTCTTCTCTCTCTCTCGGCGGATCATTCATCAGGACACGCATACCCAAGGCATGAGTTTTTTGCACCACACGGCGGCCCACATTCCCAACTCCGATGACTCCAATGGTCTTCCCTTTCAGAATAAATCCATGTTTGCTGGCAAGATACAACAGCGCTGCGGTGATGTATTCGGAAACGCTATTGGCATTGCATCCCGGCGCAAAACACCATTTGATGCCCGCCTTGTCAAAATACGGAATATCCAAATGATCCGTCCCAATCGTCGCCGTCCCGACAAAACGGACCTTGCTTCCATCCAACAGCGCGCGATTGACTTTGGTAGTGGAGCGAAGTGCCAGAATATCCGTCTCCCGCACATCATCAAATTTGATATTACGGCCTTCCAGAATCCGCGTTTCACCCAGAGTACTAAAGGCCTCCATGGCAAATGGCATATTCGTTGCACAGATGATTTTCAGGGCCATAGCTCACCTCTCAAAATTAAACAACCGAGTCGCATTTTCTGATGTAACCGCTGACAGGCTTTCAATTGTCACCCCACGTATATTTGCAGCCAGGGCCGCTACGGCAGGCAGATAGCAGGGCTCATTGGGTTTGCCACGATGCGGAACAGGCGTGAGATAAGGCGAATCCGTTTCCAATAATAACCGGTCATCAGGAATGACTTTAGCCACCGCGCGCAAAGGATCGGCATTCCGGAAGGTGACAATCCCGCTGAAACTGATCATGAACCCCAAATCCAGCAATCGTCGGGCAAACGGCTCTTCACCAGTAAAACAATGTAGAACCCCTATCAGAGCTGCATCACCTGACCAGACTTTTGAATGGGTAGTCAATAAAGCCAACGTTTCGCTGTCCGCTTGCCGACTGTGCACAATCACCGGCAAGCAGAGTTCCCGGGCCAGGGCAAGCTGAGATTCCATTAATTCCTGCTGTGCCTCAGCCGTTTCCGGTTCATAATATAAGTCGAGTCCGATTTCCCCGATGGCTGTCACCTGACCAGTCGGAGCAGACTGAATCAGACGCCGGATATCGTCGGCCTTGGCATCAGAGCCAGCCAGACTCCGATCATAGGCTACTGCGGCCTTTACGCGATCTGGATAAGCCGCTGCCAGACGTAGGGCAGACGCATTGGTGTCTGGCTCACACCCGACAGCCATGATTCGCCCCACCCCTGCAAAACGAGCCCGCTCCATGATCCCCGCAATTTCGCCTGGCGTCATGGTTTCACGGAAATGAGCATGGGTATCGATCAGCATGGGTTTCGGTCATGCTCCGCGCGAATAATAGTTTTTAACTCAGTAAATGCCTGCTTAAGATTGTCATTTACGACCAGGTATTGGTATTCATTCCCCCGCTCCATTTCGCCCAGGGCATTGACCAAACGGCGCTCAATCACATCCGCTGCATCTTCGCCACGTTTTTGAAGCCTGTCCCGCAGGGCCTCAATCGAGGGTGGAGCGATGAATATGTCCACATAGGCACGGCCCAGTAGGCCGCCCAGAGATTGGGCCGCCTTGCGAACCGCGGCAGCCCCTTGGACATCAATGACGAGCAGAACATCCCTACCCGCTTTCAGGACGGACTCCACATTGCTGCGCAAAGTTCCGTACTGGTTCCCATGCACAACGGCATGCTCCAAAAACAGGCCTTCGGATACCCGACGATCGAATTCAGTCGCTGACAGAAAATGATAATCCTTGCCATCAATCTCCGCCCCACGCGGTGCCCGGGTCGTGCAGGAAACAGAACGTGTCATGCCGTCATGCTCGGCAAGCAACCGGTTGCACAATGTCGTTTTCCCGGCACCAGATGGTGCTGACACCACCAGCAGTAACGCTCTCCCATGTTTCATCCTTCACCCCTCACCCTTTGCCCTGTTATTCGATATTCTGAACCTGCTCACGGATCCGTTCCAACTCGGTTTTAAATTCAATCACCTGGCGTGTAATGCGGACTTCATTAGCCTTGGATCCGATGGTATTGATTTCCCGGAACATCTCCTGGGCCAGAAAGTCTAAAGTCCGACCGACCGGTTCCCGCGATTTGAATAAAGTATGGGCCTGCTTGAGATGACTCTCCAGCCGTGTGATTTCTTCGGTGATGTCCGACCGATCTGCAAACACGGCCAGATCCTTCATCACTACCGGATCCGAGGCATCCAGTATCACCCCGGCCTGGGCCAGACGCTTGCGAATGGCTTCGCGATAGCGTTCGGTAACAAGTGGCGCCTCCTGACGGATGCCATCGAGATGCTCACTAAGTTTTTTTAACCGACCTTCCAAATCGTGGACCAACTCCGTGCCTTCCTTAAGCCGCATGATCAGAAGCTGGGCAATGGCCGCCTTGAGGCCCTTTTCGATTACTGGCCACACAAAATCCACATCCTGATCCACCCCGGAATAACTCACGACTTCCGGTAGGCTCAATAGTAGGCTGGCAGAGAGGTCGTCCTTCAATTTCAACGCCTTGGCAGTCTTGCGAAGTTCGGATGCATAAACTGCCGCTAACGCCCGGTTTACTTTTAAACTCTTTGCCCGTAATGCTTCGGAGACATGTACTACGATCGAGCCGGAAAC
This DNA window, taken from bacterium, encodes the following:
- the gmk gene encoding guanylate kinase translates to MKHGRALLLVVSAPSGAGKTTLCNRLLAEHDGMTRSVSCTTRAPRGAEIDGKDYHFLSATEFDRRVSEGLFLEHAVVHGNQYGTLRSNVESVLKAGRDVLLVIDVQGAAAVRKAAQSLGGLLGRAYVDIFIAPPSIEALRDRLQKRGEDAADVIERRLVNALGEMERGNEYQYLVVNDNLKQAFTELKTIIRAEHDRNPC
- a CDS encoding PAS domain S-box protein, with the protein product MVNEIKKALSENERLLYQAQQIAGLGSFVMDIPTGRFKASPVLDDIFGIQPDTPHTYELWTSIIHPDDRQIIIEYFRQEVLGLRRRFNKEYRICRIVDGAERWVQGHGDLELDENNLPVIMTGTIQDITERKRWEKALQQSETRYRELVDLAVDGILVGSKDGIILDANRFMCKLTGLRHDELVGKHISAVLFTPESLANTPLRFDLLEKGEIVVSERQVFHVDGSVAFIEMRTKMMPDGTYQSIYRDITERKSTETSLLNFAKLLAQRVEERTNELQKANTTLKHSVQQIQANQALLNEVGRIANVGGWELDIQTGKQVWTEEVYHIHEVDLDFEPSKDNGIEFYSPEVRPIIENAVRQCAEKGESFDFEYPFFTAKGNPRWVHAIGKPDLEHGRIYGTFQDVTDRRLADDALREKNVALDQSVAQLRKLAMELTQAEELERKRLAVMLHDNVQQYMAAVMMKISLLDSKMPADEHARCAQGALALLGEALESSRSLTVSLCPPVLLEAGLMPGLRWLAEWMRDKHGLIVDVSGDDTRSLPGPLCSLLFQAVRELLFNIVKHSGVNKATVRVDHPNAKTLRIVVSDIGKGFPAGESRIGITSSGFGLFHLRERLAYIGGTFEVASEPGKGTCVTLTVPAIDSVPNVKRTP
- a CDS encoding histidinol-phosphatase HisJ family protein codes for the protein MNNTSTSSPLVLLPPDYHTHTRLCKHAEGTPQEFRQQAQEQGLAELCFTDHCPEPSGYDPKYRMTLEEIPEYYDLVKPLQDGDSPQVLLGLEADFFPGCEPFLTEFLPSQPLDLVMGSVHYIKDWGFDNPDYIKTWASVDLKGVWIEYLRLIKQLIDTNLFDVISHFDLPKKFGHRLRDREMKELVQPVLDHISKKGMAFEINTSGWRRDAAEAYPSPLILSLAAEREIPITFGSDAHAPNEVGYHFAEALALALDTGCKDSLLYKNRVATRVPLSSWRV
- a CDS encoding 4-phosphoerythronate dehydrogenase, whose amino-acid sequence is MALKIICATNMPFAMEAFSTLGETRILEGRNIKFDDVRETDILALRSTTKVNRALLDGSKVRFVGTATIGTDHLDIPYFDKAGIKWCFAPGCNANSVSEYITAALLYLASKHGFILKGKTIGVIGVGNVGRRVVQKTHALGMRVLMNDPPREREEGSRQRSEGSSENQEMANPFVSLDRVLAEADIITVHVPLTKEGVDKTVHLADAAFFSRAKKGLIFLNAARGPVVDSPALLAALDEGRVSHAVLDTWEGEPNYRMDLLGRVDIATPHIAGHSFEGKVMGTVMVYQEVCKFLEIPATWSHEALLPPPLVPVVRVNAAGREDQSVLREIVSQVYDLEGDDRRFRESAVADEKARMKNFDLLRSDYHERREFQYTMVKLAGGNEQLYRTLSELGFRVQRV
- a CDS encoding TatD family hydrolase, with product MLIDTHAHFRETMTPGEIAGIMERARFAGVGRIMAVGCEPDTNASALRLAAAYPDRVKAAVAYDRSLAGSDAKADDIRRLIQSAPTGQVTAIGEIGLDLYYEPETAEAQQELMESQLALARELCLPVIVHSRQADSETLALLTTHSKVWSGDAALIGVLHCFTGEEPFARRLLDLGFMISFSGIVTFRNADPLRAVAKVIPDDRLLLETDSPYLTPVPHRGKPNEPCYLPAVAALAANIRGVTIESLSAVTSENATRLFNFER
- a CDS encoding competence/damage-inducible protein A, which encodes MNAIILSIGDELVLGQTLDSNSAWLSARLADRGIIPLYHKTIADDLEATVRALRLAVDETDLVVVTGGLGPTQDDLTRQALAAFMNKPLDLHPPSLERMKAFFKLLGREMPLSNRIQAHFPRGAEVLDNDWGTAPGIKLKAGKTLIFALPGVPYEMEKMSERYIFPLFEKNSGMVVAVESLATFGAGESTVAEKLGELMRRDRNPLVGTTVSGGIVTVRFRSEAPTVELAQKQLVRIVALVRERLGVLVFAEGKQSLPEALGQLAKAKSKRLVTAESCTGGLVAKMLTDVPGSSAWFDGGWVTYSNAMKSDELTVSSTLVEQEGAVSEAVACAMAAGALKHSTADYSIALTGIAGPDGGSDEKPVGLVWIAIGGRDGTQVTTHAECFRFPGNRDMIRDRAAKTALNLLRLELLKAIGCQL
- a CDS encoding YicC/YloC family endoribonuclease, which produces MLIRSMTGYGRGEATAKGLRVEVELTSVNRKQLEVRISLQRAWQALESRVGELVQESISRGQVSGSIVVHVSEALRAKSLKVNRALAAVYASELRKTAKALKLKDDLSASLLLSLPEVVSYSGVDQDVDFVWPVIEKGLKAAIAQLLIMRLKEGTELVHDLEGRLKKLSEHLDGIRQEAPLVTERYREAIRKRLAQAGVILDASDPVVMKDLAVFADRSDITEEITRLESHLKQAHTLFKSREPVGRTLDFLAQEMFREINTIGSKANEVRITRQVIEFKTELERIREQVQNIE